One genomic region from Dermacentor variabilis isolate Ectoservices chromosome 6, ASM5094787v1, whole genome shotgun sequence encodes:
- the LOC142586262 gene encoding uncharacterized protein LOC142586262, whose amino-acid sequence MLPCCSRSASFKPFGVSKTRHVRPMGEPAQLTPAVRRLLLISSGKVEMSPTVPLHPLVYLLSGAGQLRKAAARAPEFEWTSGETKLLLDLYSTYFPQVRPLKKFRNKKAIFEKIAVELQCRIGTDKSGEQCCTRYKKVLKRKNVEAVENNTSGNSPADVPYEDELDKIRWLDDSLEPEVVRDASGVVSRKTYPHSPASESVCHGMSSPASATSSATETPTCSLEQEQQPRDDGRKNRPTTVRMLQMAAFLENVVEIEERRAKRKAET is encoded by the exons atgctcccctgctgctcccggtctgcgtcttttaagcccttcggtgtctccaagacacgtcacgttcggccaatgggagaacccgctcag TTGACGCCTGCTGTGCGTCGGCTGTTACTGATCTCCTCAGGGAAGGTGGAAATGAGTCCAACG GTTCCGCTGCATCCATTGGTGTACCTGCTAAGTGGGGCTGGCCAGTTAAGAAAGGCTGCTGCACGTG CTCCGGAGTTCGAGTGGACAAGCGGGGAGACAAAGCTGCTGCTTGATTTGTATAGCACTTATTTTCCTCAAGTGCGCCctttaaaaaaattcagaaacaAGAAAGCTATCTTTGAAAAGATTGCAGTAGAGCTGCAATGCAGAATTGGTACGGACAAGAGCGGAGAGCAGTGCTGCACGAGATACAAGAAAGTGCTAAAGAGGAAAAATGTAGAAGCTGTCGAAAACAACACATCTGGCAATTCTCCAGCTGATGTCCCCTATGAAGATGAGCTGGATAAGATCAGGTGGCTCGACGACAGCCTGGAACCAGAGGTAGTGAGGGATGCGAGCGGTGTGGTGTCAAGAAAGACATACCCACATTCGCCAGCATCAGAGTCCGTCTGCCATGGCATGTCTAGCCCTGCAAGTGCAACTAGTAGTGCCACAGAGACTCCAACTTGTTCCCTTGAGCAGGAGCAGCAGCCAAGAGATGATGGTAGAAAAAATCGCCCAACTACAGTTCGGATGCTACAAATGGCTGCGTTCTTGGAGAACGTAGTAGAAATTGAAGAGCGCAGGGCGAAGCGAAAAGCagagacataa